A window of Corythoichthys intestinalis isolate RoL2023-P3 chromosome 14, ASM3026506v1, whole genome shotgun sequence contains these coding sequences:
- the LOC130929484 gene encoding probable G-protein coupled receptor 148: MAAEPILITNLTQEWVASLRRWHLELFFIPTIVVTLATMVVNTLLLACIFASRALRQETRYLLVANTLAADMLFLTLNLATTILNAAQVEVPWLVCELVTAVTVTAYCCAILTVTFMVVDTYAAVRWPLRYHDFLPPARTHRILMGAWLLAASYPFTLVILMEVERGDPHDKAAVCLVLISLGFIQAKNTTGINIYFFVAALICAVLIFYCYIRLYMETRTQGIWQNRFSRARVTVLAHGVLLLLYFTPGFVFTVELLLFQSKDVSQDVRVWVSTVNMCVLMLLPRAFAPYLYGLRYREIADSVLQLLHRHRRLSQITVA, from the coding sequence ATGGCTGCGGAGCCCATCCTGATTACCAACTTGACGCAAGAGTGGGTGGCGAGTTTGCGTAGGTGGCACCTTGAGCTTTTCTTCATCCCCACCATAGTGGTCACCTTGGCCACCATGGTGGTGAACACTCTCCTTCTGGCGTGCATCTTCGCTTCACGCGCCTTACGCCAGGAGACGCGCTACCTCCTGGTGGCGAACACCTTGGCGGCGGACATGTTGTTCCTCACCCTTAACCTGGCCACCACCATTCTCAACGCGGCTCAGGTCGAGGTCCCTTGGCTGGTGTGCGAGCTGGTCACGGCCGTCACCGTCACGGCTTACTGTTGCGCCATTCTCACCGTCACCTTCATGGTTGTGGACACCTACGCGGCCGTGCGCTGGCCGCTGCGCTACCACGACTTCCTCCCACCAGCTCGCACCCATAGAATCCTGATGGGTGCGTGGCTGTTGGCGGCAAGCTACCCATTCACGCTTGTCATCCTGATGGAAGTAGAGAGGGGGGACCCGCACGACAAGGCGGCCGTGTGCCTGGTCCTCATCTCTCTGGGATTCATCCAGGCCAAAAACACAACGGGGATTAACATCTACTTCTTCGTGGCTGCTCTCATCTGTGCTGTGTTAATCTTCTACTGCTACATTCGCCTTTACATGGAAACCAGAACCCAAGGCATATGGCAGAACCGCTTCTCCAGAGCCCGGGTCACCGTATTGGCGCATGGGGTTCTGCTTCTCCTCTATTTCACCCCTGGCTTTGTCTTCACCGTAGAGCTTCTACTATTTCAGAGCAAAGACGTCAGTCAGGATGTCCGAGTGTGGGTTAGCACCGTTAACATGTGCGTGCTCATGCTACTTCCCAGGGCCTTCGCTCCCTATCTGTACGGGCTGCGCTACCGCGAGATCGCCGACTCAGTGCTGCAGCTGTTGCATCGGCATAGAAGACTCAGCCAGATCACTGTCGCGTAA